Proteins from a single region of Palaemon carinicauda isolate YSFRI2023 chromosome 32, ASM3689809v2, whole genome shotgun sequence:
- the LOC137625571 gene encoding uncharacterized PPE family protein PPE16-like, producing the protein MGPHKCDSGKGVRVLEEQRLSSSMNVDTIGIDAIGIDDIGIDDVEITNIGVDAIGIAAIGFDTIEIAAIGIDTIEIADIGIDDIGIAVIGNYGNEIADIGVDAIEMDDIGIDDIGTGAIGIAAAIGVAATGIDDIGMTAVRIDDIKIAATGIDAIGLIILELLGIDNIKIDTIGIDDIGIDTIEIASIGIDAIEIADIGIDDIGIAAIGIDAIEINAIGIDDIGIDAIEMADFRIDNTGADAFGFDATGIGANEFDTIGID; encoded by the exons ATGGGACCCCACAA GTGTGATTCTGGGAAGGGGGTGCGGGTGTTGGAAGAGCAAAGGCTCTCCTCATCGATGAATG TTGATACTATTGGAATTGATGCTATTGGGATTGATGATATCGGAATTGATGATGTTGAAATTACTAATATTGGAGTTGATGCTATTGGAATTGCTGCAATTGGATTTGATACTATTGAAATTGCTGCTATTGGAATTGATACTATTGAAATAGCTGATATTGGAATCGATGATATTGGAATTGCTGTTATTGGAAATTATGGTAATGAAATAGCTGATATTGGAGTTGATGCTATTGAAATGGATGATATTGGAATTGATGATATAGGAACTGGTGCTATTGGAATTG CCGCTGCTATCGGAGTTGCTGCTACTGGCATTGATGATATTGGAATGACTGCCGTTAGAATTGATGATATTAAAATAGCTGCTACTGGAATTGATGCTATTGGATTGATAATATTGGAATTGCT AggaattgataatattaaaattgatactaTTGGAATTGATGACATTGGAATTGATACTATTGAAATTGCTAGTATTGGAATTGATGCTATTGAAATAGCTGATATTGGTATTGATGATATTGGCATTGCTGCTATTGGAATCGATGCTATTGAAATTAATGCTATTGGAATTGATGATATTGGAATTGATGCTATTGAAATGGCTGATTTTAGAATTGATAATACTGGAGCTGATGCTTTTGGATTTGATGCTACTGGAATTGGTGCTAATGAATTTGATACTATTGGAATTGATTGA